TCGGCTGGAGAGCAGTAATGGTACTCATATCACCCGCTGTGGAGGAACTCTGATCCACCCTCAGTGGATCCTGACTTCAGCTCACTGCTGGAAGTCGGAGCCAGGATGGTAGGAAAGAGACATGAAGACAGTTTTATTTGCAGATTATCAGGTTTTCTGTCTGGTCATTATAATCTAATATTTTCTGCAGGACTAACGTAGCAGTGTTGAAAGTTCATCCACGGACTGCTGGGCAGCAGAGACAGATGATCCGACAAGCTCCTGTGATTTATAGTCATAATTTCCAGCAGCATGACATCATGTTGCTGAAGCTTGAGACACCAGTAACAGATGTCCCACTTCCTCAGCTACCAGACCGCAGGTATCGTCTTAGAAGGTAAGTCTTTCTCTggtcaaaaacatgacttcaggttttctgtctccaCTCCTCCAGTACTGCtgcctctgcttcagcacacctgagtcaGGTAATCAGgccaccagcagaaccagaaccctcttagctcaggtgtgttggaccagagacacATGTAAAGGACACAGGACACACTGAGGACTGGAGGTGGACACTCCTGTGTCAGTGGATGAAGTCCTTCATGGATTCATTTTCTGTACTTTCATTGTTCTTCATaacaattaattttctacattatcttatatttttacatttattcttaTTGTGTTTTAGAGGCGATACTGTTCAGCTGGCAGGAGAGGGAGCAACAACAACCGGCCCCAATAATCAACGATGTGAGAGAAATATTGAATTcatgagaataaaatctttgtttctgtctatACAGAGAAGGTCGagttaagaacatttttatgattCTCATGTTTCTCTACAGTACCCCCCGGTGCTGCTATTCCACCACATCTTCAATGTGTCAAAATGGAAGTTGTTGATGTTTCCCTCTTCGTGCCGTTAACTGGGTCTATATTCCGTGTTAAAGCACCGAACAAGGATGTCTGTTATGTAAGTTTGTTTCTTGAATATCTCTCTGCAGCGATTAGaagacttttctgttttacaacataaataaatatattgatataAATTTTTCTACAGGGCGATGATGGTGGAGCAGCGATGCTCAGCGACATGATTTATGGTGTGATTTCTTTTGGTGGAGCATACTACGCATGTCAGAGACCTGCTACAATCTTGGATGTGTGTGAATACAAGGACTGGATTAAAAGAATTACTGGGcgtaaataaaacagaaacaattatgaaataaaattctcatcaaatttcctctcacatttaattttataattgtatCTTCATCAGTTTGATCCACATCTTAGTAGAATtagaataaatcaatatttttttctcacctgatCTTGACCTCCATAATGGAGCTTTCTCTgcatcagaaatgaaaaataaatcaataaatgcatgaaaaagaaacatttcctggCTGATTGTCTTTACATTCATGGTTCAGTTTGTTCAGTTGATATTTTCCCTGAACTGAGTCTAAAAACGTGACATGagttttaaatcacatgaagagGAACACCAGaagtaaattatttattcagtttttgtctttattttacattagaaatTAATATCCATCATCTAAACTCTGCAGTTCTGGAGTTACTCTTCCAGATTTTGTTGTAGAGAACTTTAAACTCCAGCAGGACCAAAGAGCTGtgcacaaaaataatgaaacagaagtcacataatacaattaacaaataataaaatcctaataatgtaaaaatattaaacatcacatttttaataaagatataaagaagcaaaaagttaaaaacaatttaaaagtcaaaatctgGAATTAAagaagttttaagaaaatatttaaaaacaggtaaaactaataaacatatttattatgtaaaacttcTCAGAAATTACAATTTGGTTTTCAGAAGTTTAAACATGACAGAAGTTCTTTGTAAATTTTATCGTAACATCTGGAAAAGCAAAAAGATGTCTGTAATAGGGGTTGCACCGACTACCCGACTAGTCAGTTCTTTACAATGACTTTTTACGAGGCCAGTCGACTAGTCGCAATCACGtgacaaaactaatttttccaagaaaatgaaagaaggCAAACTAGATGAGTTTGTCAGGCATCTCAACTTGTAGAAAAattgtagaaaaatgtaaataatttaccaaagagaaacaaaaaattcCAGCAAGAGCTGCAGGAATAGGGGCATTGCGCGGCGCATTGTGTGGCACAGTGCTTAGGGCGGCGCCCTGCATACAGAGACTGTAGACCGAGGTGGTCTAGAGACCGACTCCTGTCCTCGGttattttggcccattcctcaCTCCCCCACTTCCCTcttcctgccacttcctgtcggattgctgtcaaataaaggcaactaATGCCAAAAAATTCctcacaaagagagagagaaagagagagagattttagagttttaaaaacacatttattcactCAGTGGTGATCCACAGGAACATTTAACACAACTTCAAATTaacacatttataaatgaaagttcacaattattcaaagtaaataaaacacctTCATAATCCcaaatattctgaaaaatatttagttcataTATTCTTAGATAATATTTATATCCTAACATAACTCTTGCTCTAACCAAACTCTTAAAGACCTTTACACAATCAGTATTCTGtccattattaatttaaaattttctactCAAATAAATTGTGAGCTTTGCttgaccaagaaaaaaaattaacaaccgtccaattttcttctttcttttgccatataaaaaacccaaaataaaagaCTGTTCTGTGAAATTTTCTCCAAATGATTTCTAAATATCTCTTagtaatgtaaataaatccaCTATTCTGAAACATTGTACAAAACAATGATAGATAGTTTCTCTTAATAAACAAAAGGGACATTTATCTGAAACAGCAGGATTATTAGTAGAAACAAAAGCATTAACCGCAATAGCACCATGCAAAATTCTCCATTGTAAATCACCAACATTTTTAGTCAATGGTGGCTTATAAAGCAACCCTCATACAGGTTTGACCTCAAAACCAACTTTAAAGAAATCTCTCCAAGGAGTAtttctttaatcttttaattttactttgttCAAAGCCTTAACACATTtcatatacactgcctggccaaaaaaaaagtcgccaccaaaaaatggtcacactctctaatattttgttgggcCGCcgttagctttgattacagccagtattcgctgtggcattgtttcaacaagcttctgcagtgtcacaagatttattttcatccagtgttgcattaatctttcaccaagatcttgtattgatgatgggagagtctgaccactgcacaaagccttctccagcacatcccaaagattctcaatggggttaaggtctggactctgtggtggccaatccatgtgtgaaaaagatgtctcatgctccctgaaccactctttcacaatgtgagcccgatgaatcctggcattgtcatcttggaatatgcctattccatttgggaagacaaaatccattgatggaataacctggtcattcagtatattcaggtagtcagctgacctcattctttgggcacacaatgttgctgaacctagacctgaccaactgcagcaaccccagatcatagcactgcccccacaggcttgtacagtaggcactaggcatgatgggtgcatcacttcacctgcctctcttcttaccctgatgcgcccctcactctggaacagggtaaatctggactcatcagaccacatgaccctcttccattcctccagagtccaatctttatgctccctagcaaactgaagcctttttttctggttagccttactgattagaggttttcttacggctacacagctgttcaatcccaaccccttgagttcccttcgcattgtgcgtgtggaaatgcttttgcgttcacaattaaacatactcctgagttctgctgttgt
This genomic stretch from Xiphophorus hellerii strain 12219 chromosome 4, Xiphophorus_hellerii-4.1, whole genome shotgun sequence harbors:
- the LOC116718768 gene encoding trypsin-like; the protein is MALLKVLLLLGLGVSVNSDVSLQKRIIGGQNCDGTKRLYHVRLESSNGTHITRCGGTLIHPQWILTSAHCWKSEPGWTNVAVLKVHPRTAGQQRQMIRQAPVIYSHNFQQHDIMLLKLETPVTDVPLPQLPDRRYRLRRGDTVQLAGEGATTTGPNNQRLPPGAAIPPHLQCVKMEVVDVSLFVPLTGSIFRVKAPNKDVCYGDDGGAAMLSDMIYGVISFGGAYYACQRPATILDVCEYKDWIKRITGRK